The following proteins are co-located in the Methanobrevibacter sp. genome:
- a CDS encoding exodeoxyribonuclease III, producing MSELKIISWNANGIRTRIKNKDINPILEKEADILLFQETKTDYEKMDKKFLDKSGYEYYFLKGESARTGGLATLTKEKPNIVKRFFKDSNDALGRASVLDYNDFTLIHVYAPQGTGNKAKLKEKLDYFNNLLYLAQKNSAKDMIIAGDFNIAHKEEDIADLNTKVTFTDDEREILDKLESFGFVDAFRSENKEEKQFTSWKNQEARDNNEGARLDYFFISKSLMDKVKSCTILNEIDSSKHAPIELILDL from the coding sequence ATGAGTGAATTAAAGATTATTTCATGGAATGCAAATGGTATTAGAACTCGTATAAAAAACAAGGACATCAATCCTATTCTAGAAAAAGAAGCAGATATCCTTTTATTCCAGGAAACAAAAACAGATTATGAAAAGATGGACAAGAAATTCTTGGACAAAAGCGGATATGAATATTATTTCCTAAAAGGTGAAAGTGCCAGAACAGGAGGACTTGCCACTTTAACAAAGGAAAAACCAAATATTGTCAAAAGATTCTTTAAGGATTCCAATGATGCATTAGGCAGAGCTTCTGTTTTAGATTATAATGATTTTACTTTAATTCATGTTTATGCTCCTCAAGGAACTGGGAACAAGGCTAAATTAAAAGAAAAATTAGATTACTTTAATAACTTATTATACTTGGCTCAAAAAAACAGTGCTAAGGATATGATCATTGCTGGTGACTTTAACATTGCCCATAAGGAAGAGGACATTGCTGACTTGAATACAAAAGTCACATTCACTGATGATGAAAGGGAAATCCTAGACAAGCTTGAATCCTTTGGATTTGTTGATGCTTTCAGATCAGAAAATAAGGAAGAGAAGCAGTTCACTTCATGGAAGAATCAGGAAGCCCGTGACAATAACGAAGGTGCACGTTTGGACTATTTCTTCATCTCAAAGTCATTGATGGATAAGGTTAAATCATGCACTATCTTAAATGAAATTGACAGTTCTAAACATGCTCCAATTGAGCTAATCTTAGATCTTTAA
- a CDS encoding Mur ligase family protein, which yields MKAAVIGLGVEGKKALNSLLKHNWEVYGTDLNVNISLDNLPISLAGVDISPQKDKISFTKENLSIDLGFNDQERIESSDAVVLSPSIWGSRIAEHYRNSHKLLCDIITKHRDIFTIGVTGTNGKTTTVSMIKEILENAGKKVLVGGNAGGGFEGYYDLILEAENGDYDVLLVEVCDMTVGFCSYCFDFDLIALTNMGNDHMDVHGSMDGYKNSLKEFFKGKTIFINENQEYKEEFEEVAKSAIEYGETEYDLELFGKFNKLNAGLSEAIANHIDGNHFKIDKSIIKDSLENFKPVKGRLEVLKLNDCEIYIGKSDNSDAIKPILEEVDFTAVFVGTPRHNENHRLDILNEVVKANPEAIILFPGLEDTLDQAKYRLNSLDYKGRVEIANNLDEIIAFVAEFSHEKAILIGGNGQENIIKIQDRLKQICDSCNSKEKKLLFE from the coding sequence ATGAAAGCTGCTGTTATCGGTTTGGGAGTGGAAGGCAAGAAAGCCTTGAATTCCTTATTGAAACACAATTGGGAAGTTTATGGTACAGACTTGAATGTTAATATAAGTCTGGATAATTTGCCAATATCCCTTGCAGGGGTAGACATTTCCCCTCAAAAGGATAAGATCAGCTTTACTAAAGAAAATTTATCCATTGATTTGGGCTTTAATGACCAGGAAAGAATAGAATCCTCTGATGCTGTTGTCTTAAGCCCTAGCATTTGGGGAAGCAGAATAGCTGAACATTACAGGAACTCCCATAAATTGCTTTGTGACATCATAACAAAGCACAGAGACATCTTCACCATTGGCGTTACAGGAACCAATGGAAAGACCACTACCGTTAGCATGATAAAGGAAATCCTGGAAAATGCAGGTAAAAAGGTATTGGTCGGAGGCAATGCCGGCGGCGGATTTGAAGGTTACTACGACCTCATTTTGGAAGCGGAGAATGGAGATTATGATGTCCTTCTGGTTGAAGTATGTGACATGACAGTCGGTTTCTGCAGCTATTGCTTTGACTTTGACCTGATTGCACTTACCAATATGGGCAACGATCACATGGATGTCCATGGATCAATGGATGGATATAAGAACTCCTTAAAGGAATTCTTTAAGGGTAAAACAATATTTATCAATGAAAATCAGGAATATAAGGAGGAATTTGAGGAAGTTGCCAAATCAGCCATAGAATATGGTGAAACAGAATATGATTTGGAACTGTTTGGAAAGTTCAATAAGCTGAATGCTGGACTTAGTGAAGCCATAGCGAATCACATTGATGGAAATCATTTCAAAATTGATAAAAGCATAATAAAGGATAGCTTGGAAAACTTCAAACCTGTTAAAGGCCGTTTGGAAGTACTGAAACTGAACGATTGTGAAATCTATATTGGAAAATCCGATAATTCTGACGCAATCAAGCCGATATTGGAAGAGGTAGATTTCACAGCAGTCTTTGTAGGAACTCCAAGGCATAATGAAAATCATAGATTGGATATATTGAATGAAGTGGTCAAGGCCAATCCGGAAGCAATAATACTGTTTCCAGGTTTAGAGGACACATTGGACCAAGCTAAATACAGATTGAATTCTCTGGATTATAAGGGCAGAGTGGAAATAGCCAACAATCTTGATGAAATCATCGCTTTCGTTGCAGAGTTTTCACATGAAAAGGCTATCTTGATTGGAGGAAACGGTCAGGAAAACATCATTAAGATACAGGATAGGCTGAAGCAAATCTGTGATTCCTGCAATTCAAAGGAAAAGAAGTTATTGTTTGAATAA